The sequence ATGAATCGCGCAACAGGTGTGATCAGGGTTTATGCTCGCAAGCTGATTGTAGAGGAAGTCCTGGATATCCGGACTGAAATCTCTCTGCCGTCTGCTCGGGAGATTAACCCGCACTTCCAGCTTGAAGATATTGCTGAGCTTGAAGTGACACCGCGTGATTTCGGACGTATTGCCGCCCAGACCGCTAAGCAGGTTGTGACTCAGCGTATTCGCGAAGCAGAGCGTGGACTCATCTATAACGCTTTTATTGACAAGGAAGATGATATTGTTACCGGCCTTGTACAGCGTCAGGATATGCGCAACATCTACATCGATCTTGGCAAAATCGAGGCGGTGCTTCCGCTTGGCGAATTGATGCCTGGTGAGAAGTTCAAGCAAAGCGAGCGCATCAAAGCCTATATCACTAAGGTTGAGAACACAACCAAAGGACCGCAGATTATGCTGTCCCGAAGTCATCCTGGTCTGCTGAAGCGTTTGTTCGAGCTTGAGGTACCAGAAATTTTTGATGGCGTGGTTGAGATTCGTTCCGTTGCACGTGAAGCTGGCTTCCGTTCCAAAATTGCTGTGTATTCCCGTAATCCGGAAGTCGATCCTGTCGGTTCCTGCGTAGGTCCTAGAGGCACACGCGTTCAGACGATCGTTACAGAACTTCGCGGTGAGAAGATCGATATCGTCCGTTATTCGGATCTGGTTCAGGAATATGTAGCGAACGCGCTTAGTCCATCCAAAGTGCTTGAAGTACAGATCTTTGAACCTGAGAAAATGGCACGGGTCATCGTTCCTGATTATCAATTGTCACTGGCTATCGGTATTAAAGGGCAGAACGCACGTCTCGCTGCCAAACTCACCGGTTGGAAAATTGATATCAAGAGCGAAAGCCAAGCGGAGCAGGAATACGGCAGAGCGAGAACTTCAGTTGATGAAATGCATCAGGATTCCGTCTCCATTGATTAATTAACCTGTTGGCGGGAGGCTTATGTTATGAAACAAAGGAAGGTACCGCTGCGTAAATGTGTTGCTAGCCAGGAGATGAAGCCCAAGAAAGAGCTGATTCGTGTGGTTAGGACGCCGGAGGGCGAGGTGCTTATCGATCTGACAGGTAAGAAATCAGGTCGAGGTGCTTATATATGCGGTAAACTGGAATGTTTTAAATTGGCACAAAAGAATAAAGCACTTGATCGTGCATTAAAATGTCAAGTGAGTCCTGAAATCTATGCCCAGCTTGCCCGGGATTTTGTATCCGTGGAGGAGCAGTTTTTAGCAGCAAAGGATAGTGAGGACAATGAGTAAGGCACTTTCTTATTTAGGGCTTGCAATGAGAGCAGGCAAGATTGTCACCGGCGATGAGGCAGTACTTAAGGCAGTGCGGTCTTCAGAGGCGAAGCTGGTCGTTCTGGCGGGTGACGCTTCAGATAATACTCAGAAAAAGTTCCGTGATAAATGCGGAACCTACGATATTCCACTAGTAATCGCATTTCATCGAGACAGTCTCGGTGCAAGTATTGGTAAAGTTCAGCGCGTTGTGCTGGCCGTTACGGATAAAGGATTCGCGGAAATGATCTCCAAGCAACTTGGAGATACTGTCGGAGGTGGAGTTATTGACTAAAGAAGACAATAAAGATAAACTGCGTGTTTACGAATACGCTAAATCATTGAACATGAGTAGTAAAGAAATTATTACCATTCTGAAGCGTTTGGATGTCCCTGTGAACAATCATATGAGTGTCATGGAGAATGGTTCCGTGAACAAAGTAGAACAGTTCTTTAAGGACATTAAGTCAAACGCTGCAGCCAAGCGGGAACCCGGCACCAGCAGCCGCCCAGTGACAAACACTGGTGCGGTAACCGCCGAACCCCAGAGTGCTCAGAACGCCAACCAAAATCAACCGGAAAAGCAGGTAGGTATGAACAGTAACCAAAACAACAACCAATCGACGACGTCCCCAAGGCCCCAAAGCGGACAAGATTCCCGCACAGCACAAACAGGATCGACACAGAATGCACGTCCGCAAGGCAGTACAACAGGTAGCCGCCCACAAGGCAGCAGCACAACCGGAAGTCGCCCACAAGGCAGCAGCACAACTGGAAGCCGCCCACAAGGCAGCAGCACAACTGGAAGCCGCCCACAAGGCAGCAGCACAACTGGAAGCCGCCCACAAGGCAGCAGCACAACCGGAAGTCGCCCACAAGGCAGCAGCACAACTGGAAGCCGCCCACAAGGCAGCTCGCCAGCTGGCAACCGTCCGCCCGGCCAAGGTACAACTCCTCGCACAGGCGATCGTCCGCAAGGTCAAGGCGGAGCGCCTCGTTCAGCAGGTCCACAAGGTCAAGGCGGCACAGGCGGAGATTTCTCCCGTGGCGGTGACAAAGGTGGTCCTAAGAAGAGTGGTGCTACTGGTGGCAGTAGACCAACTACGGGTACAGGCCAAAGACGTTTTGATGATGGTAAGGGCGGCAACTTCCGCGGACGTGGAGGCAAAAACGGCCGTGGTAAGAATCAACAAATGGAACGTCGCGAGAAAATTGATAATACACCGAAGAAGATTATTGTTCGCGGCAGCATGACTGTTGGCGAAACAGCGAAACTGCTGCATAAGGATGCTTCGGAAGTTATCAAAAAGCTGATTTCAATGGGTGTTATGGCTACCATAAACCAAGAGCTTGATCTCGACACTATTTTACTTCTTGCCGGTGAATTTGGTGTAGAAGTAGATGTGAAGATTCCTGTCGATGAGGACAGCTTTGAAACCGTTGAAGAGAACGATACTGAAGAAGAATTGCAGAGCCGTCCTCCAGTTGTAACAATCATGGGTCACGTCGATCATGGTAAAACAACATTGTTGGATGCTATCCGTTCTACGAATGTGACCAGCGGCGAAGCCGGTGGGATTACTCAGCACATCGGTGCATATCAAGTCGAAATCAACCACAAAAAAATTACGTTCCTGGATACCCCAGGTCACGAAGCATTTACCGCAATGCGTGCCCGTGGAGCACAGGTTACAGATATGACCATAATTGTAGTAGCAGCAGATGACGGTGTTATGCCTCAGACGGTAGAAGCCATTAACCATGCTAAGGCAGCAGGACTACCAATCATAGTAGCTGTTAACAAAATTGATAAAGTGGGCGCTGATCCTGACAAGGTGAAGCAAGAGCTTACTGGATATGGCCTAGTTCCTGAAGAGTGGGGCGGCGATACAATCTTTGTGAACTTGTCTGCTAAACAGCGCACGAATCTGGAAGAGCTGCTGGAAATGATCTTGCTTGTAGCTGAAGTGAATGAATACAAAGCGAACCCGGACAAACGGGCACGTGGTACAGTGATTGAAGCGGAACTTGATAAGAACCGTGGACCCGTTGCACGTATTCTCGTACAGCATGGTACTCTGAGAGTGGGAGACGCTTTTGTAGCAGGTAACTGCTTCGGACGTGTTCGTGCCATGGTGAATGACAAAGGCCGCAAGATCAAAGAAGCGGGACCTTCCACACCAGTGGAAATTACCGGTTTGACTGAAGTACCGCAGGCTGGTGATCCGTTTATGGCCTTTGAAGATGAGCGTAAAGCTCGTGCAATTGCCGACAGACGGGCGATTACTCAGCGTCAATCCGAGCTGAATGTTAATACCCGTGTCACTTTGGATGATCTGTTCAAGCACATTAAAGACGGTGAAATTAAAGACCTGAACGTTATCATTAAAGGTGATGTACAGGGTTCGGTTGAAGCGCTTAAAGGTTCTTTGGCTAAAATTGAAGTCGAAGGCGTACGCGTGAAGATTCTTCATAGCGGAGCTGGAGCGATTACGGAATCGGATATTACCCTGGCTGCAGCATCCAATGCCATCGTTATCGGTTTTAATGTTCGTCCAGACGCTCAGACTAAGGCAGCGGCTGACCAAGAGAAGGTAGATGTTCGTTTACATCGCATCATCTACAACGTCATTGAAGAAATTGAGCAGGCCATGAAGGGCATGCTGGATCCTATCTTCAAAGAGAGCATTATCGGCCACGCTGAAGTACGCAACGTCTTTACAATTAGTAAAGTGGGCACAATTGCAGGTTGTATGGTTACTTCCGGCAAAATTGCCCGCAATGCTGAAATGCGCTTGATTCGTAGCGGTATCGTTGTTTTTGAAGGTAAGATCGATACCTTGAAACGCTTTAAAGACGATGCTAAAGAAGTGGCGCAGGGGTATGAATGCGGGATTACATTGGAACGCTATAATGACCTCAAAGAGGGCGACATTATCGAAGCGTTCATAATGGAAACTGTAGAGCGCTAAGAAGAGGTGGATATAGATGTCTAAAATCAGAGCTGGACGTGTGGGCGAACAGATTAAAAAAGAATTAAGCCTACTGATCCAAAAAGAAATGAAAGACCCCCGAATCGGTTTTGTTACAGTAACCGGCGTTGAAGTCACTAATGATCTGACGCAGGCCAAAGTATACCTAAGTGTATTAGGGGATGAAGATCAGAAGACAGCTTCGCTTAAGGCGATTGAGAAGGCACATGGCTTCCTTCGCTCAGAGCTTGGTAAAGCTATCCGCCTTCGGCATACACCGGAGCTGATCTTTAAGACTGATGAATCCGTAGCTTATGGCAGCCATATTGAGAAGCTGCTTGGAGACATCGGAAAGACAGAATAGATTTAGGCAACCTTGTTAATAAGGAGACGGCGAATGCAGAGCTATGAACAAAGTCTCCAGCAGACCCGTGAATTTCTGCTGGAACACGACGATTATCTTGTAGTGTCGCATGTTCAGCCGGACGGAGACGCAGTCAGCTCCACCCTCGCGGTGGGCTGGCTTCTCTCATGTCTGGGCAAGAAATATTCGATGCTGAACGAAGGCCCGATTCCCAAACGGATGGAATACTTGTGGCATGCAGACGAAATTATCAATCTGAGTGCTAGTGAGCAAGCGCGTAAATACAGTAATGTTATTTGTGTCGATTGCGCCGATTTCCAGCGTGTAGGTCAGACGCAACGTTATTTTGCAGATGATGCGCTCATCGTAAACATAGATCATCACCCTACCAATAATGGATATGGCCTCGTTAATCTCATCAAGCCGGATGCAGCTGCCACAGCGGAAATTTTATTCGACCTGCTGAAAGTGTTTGGGATCGAGTGGGATATTCATATTGCCACAGCTATTTATACGGGACTGTTGACAGATACCGGAGGCTTCCGTTATGCCAATACCTCTCCCAAGGTAATGGCTGCTGTATCAGAACTGTTAGTACTTGGTGTTAAAGGTCCTGAACTGGCGGAAACACTGCTTGAAGAAATGACACTTGCGCAAGTTAAGGTTCTGAACCGGGCGTTGAACACATTACAATTGTCGCCTGAGGGTGATATTGCTTGGGTTCACGTTACACCTCAAGATATGCTTGACTGTGATGCAGCTAATGAAGATTTGGAAGGAATAGTGAACTATCCTCGCAATATTCGCGGCGTTGAGGTTGGCATTCTATTCAAGGTCATTCATGAGCAAGCAGTAAAGGTCAGTTTGCGCTCCGCTGGAAAGGTTGATGTAGCGGCCCTGGCTCAAACCTTCGGTGGTGGGGGTCACACTCGTGCTGCGGGTGCGCGCATAGAAGCTACGCTGGAACAGGTTATTCCCTTGGTGCTTGAGGAGGTAAAACGTCATTTATGAGTGAACTTACCGGTGTATTAGCTGTCTACAAGCCAGCAGGATTCACATCACATGATGTTGTAGCAAAAGCACGCCGTATTCTTGGAATGAAACGGATTGGTCACACGGGGACACTTGATCCCCAGGTGACTGGTGTGTTGCCTCTTTGTCTCGGACGAGCTACTCGGGTAGTGGAGTATATTCAGGAGTTGCCCAAGGAATATGTGGCAACGCTCAGATTAGGATTAGCCAGCGATACGGAGGACATGACCGGAACAATCACGGAAACGGCAGATGAGGTTCATGTTACTGAACAAGAAGTATTGGCTGTGCTTGGTTCTTTCCAAGGAATAATTTCTCAGATTCCTCCCATGTATTCGGCGGTGAAAATTGACGGCAAGCGCTTGTACGAATTAGCCAGAGAAGGCAAAACCGTAGAACGCAAAAGTCGTGAAGTAGAGATCTATGAGATTGAAATGCTAGGAATGAGTTGGAGTGGCAATTATCCTGATATCACTTTTCGTGCACTTTGCTCTAAAGGCACCTATATTCGTACACTTTGCGTTGATATCGGCCGGGCTTTAGGGTTGCCAGGTGTAATGGTGAAGCTGGAAAGAACGATGTCTGCAGGAATTAGGGCCAGCCACTGTCTCACTCTGGAAGAGATTGCTTCCCATAAAGAAGCTGGAACCTTGGAAGCACATCTTATAGCAGCTGACGAGGCGATCTCACATTTGCCACGCCATATTGTTGTGAATGAGAAGAGAAAGTCGGCCTTGCAGGGACAACGCCTTTCGTCTCGGTTTGTGATACCTGAGGTAGAGAGTTCAGGTCATTTCCGGCTGTACGACCTTCAGAGTGAATTTCTGGGTATTTATGAACTCGAAGATTCGGGAGCCATTGCTCCGGTTAAGGTATTTGCACAAATTTAACATCAACTTTCCAAGTGAATTGTAGGTGATTACCAGCGTGAGAACTGTAACGTTAACCTATCCAATGTCGTCGGAGACTGCTGCGCATTGGGCACAGCCTCAAGTGGCTGCCCTAGGGCAGTTTGATGGCCTGCATCGCGGACATGCCAGCGTCATTAGTTCCGCTGTAGCTATGGCCCGCAAAGAAGGCGTGCCGGCTGCAGTCATAACTTTCCACCCTCATCCGAAGGATGTTATGGGCAAGGGAGATTATGAGGGATATTTGACACCACAAAGGGATAAGCAGCAGTTGCTTGCCGGAATGGGCGTAGATATTCTGTATATTGTTGAATTCAATGAACTATTATCCCAGGTGAGTCCGAAGAACTTCGTCAATATCATGCTGCTGCCGCTGCAAATTGTAACAGCAGTGATCGGATTTGATTTCCGCTTTGGCTACAAAGGCGAAGGCGATGCGGACATGCTTCGTAAGCTGGGAGAAGGCGTAATGGCTGTGGAAACTGTGCCCCCGTTCCTGCTTGAGGGACAGAAGGTAAGTAGCTCCGGTATTCGGAAATCCCTCCAGAACGGCGAGCTTGCGCTGGCCAACTCATGGTTCGGACGATGCTATCATCTGCGTGGGGTGGTAGGGCATGGAGAAAAGCGGGGGCGTACAATTGGATTTCCAACCGCAAATATTCAACTGGATGATCCATTTGTCGTTCCTGCAAAGGGTGTTTATGCGGTCAGAGTCTTTTATAATGATGAAATTCTGCCTGGTGTCATGAATGTAGGTGTGAAACCTACCTTTCACGATGGCGTAATTGCTCCGACCTTTGAGGTGCATCTGTTCGATTTTGCTGGGGACTTATATTATCAGGAACTCAAGGTAGAATTGGTTTCATACATTCGTCCTGAGCGTAAATTTGATTCTATAGAAACTTTGATCGCGCAGATCACAGCAGATGCCGAAACCTCCAAAAAAGTTTTGGGAACTAATTCATAAACTGCCCGGACAAGTCGTTTACTTTTATCTATGAAGGTGCTATACTGATTAACGTTGCTGGACTGACGGCATCATAACCTTAGCTTGGTTGTTCGTTCTCACCGACGGTAACGAGGCTACAGGCGATTATATTGAAGGAGGTGAACAGGATGGCTTTGACTCAAGAACGTAAACACCAATTGATTGACGAGCACAAAACTCACGAATCCGATACTGGATCCCCTGAGGTGCAAGTTGCTATCCTTACGGAGAACATTGTTAATTTGACTGACCACTTGCGTACACACAAGAAGGATCATCATTCTCGTCGTGGATTGTTGAAGATGGTTGGACAACGTCGTAAACTTTTGGCATATCTGAAGAATAAAGATATCAGACGTTATAGCGCCCTGATCGAAAGACTGGGATTGCGTCGTTAATATCCAATAAGATTAACCTTAAAGCAGCCTGGTTGTATACCGTATGTCCTTCTCGGAGCGACAGCGGGACAGCCGGGTTGCTTTTTGAAAATTTAGGGTAAACTTTACAAGCAAGATGATATTATTCGCAAAAACGGCTGCTTTACCTCTATTGTGAGGCCAAGCCGTTTTTGCTTGTATTGCATACAGTACCGGCTACTTCGACAGTTATTCGGTTTCAATTAGATTATTTCATTAACCTGCTATATTGAACAGCGGGTCTACTACCATTCAAGGAGGGGTTTTATGGAACAACGTGTAGAAATGCAACTGGGCGGAAGACGCCTTGTGCTGGAAACCGGCCGCTTGGCCAAACAAGCCAACGCAGCTGTAATGGTGCGTTATGGGGATACTGCAGTATTGTGTACGGTTACAGCTTCAAAGGAACCAAAGGATTTGGATTTTTTCCCGCTTACAGTGAACTATGAAGAAAAA comes from Paenibacillus sp. 19GGS1-52 and encodes:
- the nusA gene encoding transcription termination factor NusA; translation: MSMEFIDAMNELERERGISKDVLFEAIEAALISSYKRNFNAAQNVRVDMNRATGVIRVYARKLIVEEVLDIRTEISLPSAREINPHFQLEDIAELEVTPRDFGRIAAQTAKQVVTQRIREAERGLIYNAFIDKEDDIVTGLVQRQDMRNIYIDLGKIEAVLPLGELMPGEKFKQSERIKAYITKVENTTKGPQIMLSRSHPGLLKRLFELEVPEIFDGVVEIRSVAREAGFRSKIAVYSRNPEVDPVGSCVGPRGTRVQTIVTELRGEKIDIVRYSDLVQEYVANALSPSKVLEVQIFEPEKMARVIVPDYQLSLAIGIKGQNARLAAKLTGWKIDIKSESQAEQEYGRARTSVDEMHQDSVSID
- a CDS encoding YlxR family protein yields the protein MKQRKVPLRKCVASQEMKPKKELIRVVRTPEGEVLIDLTGKKSGRGAYICGKLECFKLAQKNKALDRALKCQVSPEIYAQLARDFVSVEEQFLAAKDSEDNE
- the infB gene encoding translation initiation factor IF-2, giving the protein MTKEDNKDKLRVYEYAKSLNMSSKEIITILKRLDVPVNNHMSVMENGSVNKVEQFFKDIKSNAAAKREPGTSSRPVTNTGAVTAEPQSAQNANQNQPEKQVGMNSNQNNNQSTTSPRPQSGQDSRTAQTGSTQNARPQGSTTGSRPQGSSTTGSRPQGSSTTGSRPQGSSTTGSRPQGSSTTGSRPQGSSTTGSRPQGSSTTGSRPQGSSPAGNRPPGQGTTPRTGDRPQGQGGAPRSAGPQGQGGTGGDFSRGGDKGGPKKSGATGGSRPTTGTGQRRFDDGKGGNFRGRGGKNGRGKNQQMERREKIDNTPKKIIVRGSMTVGETAKLLHKDASEVIKKLISMGVMATINQELDLDTILLLAGEFGVEVDVKIPVDEDSFETVEENDTEEELQSRPPVVTIMGHVDHGKTTLLDAIRSTNVTSGEAGGITQHIGAYQVEINHKKITFLDTPGHEAFTAMRARGAQVTDMTIIVVAADDGVMPQTVEAINHAKAAGLPIIVAVNKIDKVGADPDKVKQELTGYGLVPEEWGGDTIFVNLSAKQRTNLEELLEMILLVAEVNEYKANPDKRARGTVIEAELDKNRGPVARILVQHGTLRVGDAFVAGNCFGRVRAMVNDKGRKIKEAGPSTPVEITGLTEVPQAGDPFMAFEDERKARAIADRRAITQRQSELNVNTRVTLDDLFKHIKDGEIKDLNVIIKGDVQGSVEALKGSLAKIEVEGVRVKILHSGAGAITESDITLAAASNAIVIGFNVRPDAQTKAAADQEKVDVRLHRIIYNVIEEIEQAMKGMLDPIFKESIIGHAEVRNVFTISKVGTIAGCMVTSGKIARNAEMRLIRSGIVVFEGKIDTLKRFKDDAKEVAQGYECGITLERYNDLKEGDIIEAFIMETVER
- the rbfA gene encoding 30S ribosome-binding factor RbfA encodes the protein MSKIRAGRVGEQIKKELSLLIQKEMKDPRIGFVTVTGVEVTNDLTQAKVYLSVLGDEDQKTASLKAIEKAHGFLRSELGKAIRLRHTPELIFKTDESVAYGSHIEKLLGDIGKTE
- a CDS encoding bifunctional oligoribonuclease/PAP phosphatase NrnA; translation: MQSYEQSLQQTREFLLEHDDYLVVSHVQPDGDAVSSTLAVGWLLSCLGKKYSMLNEGPIPKRMEYLWHADEIINLSASEQARKYSNVICVDCADFQRVGQTQRYFADDALIVNIDHHPTNNGYGLVNLIKPDAAATAEILFDLLKVFGIEWDIHIATAIYTGLLTDTGGFRYANTSPKVMAAVSELLVLGVKGPELAETLLEEMTLAQVKVLNRALNTLQLSPEGDIAWVHVTPQDMLDCDAANEDLEGIVNYPRNIRGVEVGILFKVIHEQAVKVSLRSAGKVDVAALAQTFGGGGHTRAAGARIEATLEQVIPLVLEEVKRHL
- the truB gene encoding tRNA pseudouridine(55) synthase TruB — protein: MSELTGVLAVYKPAGFTSHDVVAKARRILGMKRIGHTGTLDPQVTGVLPLCLGRATRVVEYIQELPKEYVATLRLGLASDTEDMTGTITETADEVHVTEQEVLAVLGSFQGIISQIPPMYSAVKIDGKRLYELAREGKTVERKSREVEIYEIEMLGMSWSGNYPDITFRALCSKGTYIRTLCVDIGRALGLPGVMVKLERTMSAGIRASHCLTLEEIASHKEAGTLEAHLIAADEAISHLPRHIVVNEKRKSALQGQRLSSRFVIPEVESSGHFRLYDLQSEFLGIYELEDSGAIAPVKVFAQI
- a CDS encoding bifunctional riboflavin kinase/FAD synthetase, with translation MRTVTLTYPMSSETAAHWAQPQVAALGQFDGLHRGHASVISSAVAMARKEGVPAAVITFHPHPKDVMGKGDYEGYLTPQRDKQQLLAGMGVDILYIVEFNELLSQVSPKNFVNIMLLPLQIVTAVIGFDFRFGYKGEGDADMLRKLGEGVMAVETVPPFLLEGQKVSSSGIRKSLQNGELALANSWFGRCYHLRGVVGHGEKRGRTIGFPTANIQLDDPFVVPAKGVYAVRVFYNDEILPGVMNVGVKPTFHDGVIAPTFEVHLFDFAGDLYYQELKVELVSYIRPERKFDSIETLIAQITADAETSKKVLGTNS
- the rpsO gene encoding 30S ribosomal protein S15, which encodes MALTQERKHQLIDEHKTHESDTGSPEVQVAILTENIVNLTDHLRTHKKDHHSRRGLLKMVGQRRKLLAYLKNKDIRRYSALIERLGLRR